A stretch of Crossiella cryophila DNA encodes these proteins:
- a CDS encoding DEAD/DEAH box helicase, giving the protein MTLTEHLPDGQDPDALFDAFSTWAAGQGIELYPAQQEALIEIVSGANVILSTPTGSGKSLVAAGAHFAALANKQRTFYTAPIKALVSEKFFALIEMFGAENVGMMTGDSSVNGDAPIICCTAEILANIALRDGADAEVGQVVMDEFHFYSEPDRGWAWQVPLIELPKAQFLLMSATLGDVSRFETDLTRRTGRPTTVVSSAERPVPLFHSYVTTPLQETIEELLYTQQAPIYVVHFSQAAALERAQALMSINVSSRADKDAIAAQIGNFRFTAGFGKTLSRLVRHGIGVHHAGMLPKYRRLVEQLAQAGLLKLICGTDTLGVGINVPIRTVVFTALSKYDGVRTRILKAREFHQIAGRAGRAGYDTVGNVVVEAPDHVVENERALAKAGDDPKKRRKVVRKKPPEGFVSWGEPTFQRLVDAEPEPLTSSFQVSHAMLLNVINRPGDAFAGMRHLLEDNHEDRPAQLKLIRRAIAIYRALLAAGVVEKLDTPDEEGRTVRLTVDLQFDFALNQPLSPLALATIELLDRESPTYALDVVSIIESTVDNPRPVLSQQQFRARGEAVNKMKADGMEYEARMEALEEVTWPKPLQDILEAAYNMYRRGHPWVADHELSPKSVVRDMFERAMTFVDYIAFYQLARSEGLVLRYLADVYKALRQTVPDDAKTEELTDLIEWLGELVRQVDSSLLDEWEQLRNPKDEENPDAPIVDLGPPPVTANPRAFRVLVRNELFRRVELAARRDYYTLGEIDAHAGWDADRWQEALEPYFEEYAEIGAGPNARGPALLMINQDEYPGQWVVRQIFDDPAGDHDWAITAEVDLAGSDEAGTAVVHVTEVGPA; this is encoded by the coding sequence ATGACGCTCACCGAACACCTGCCGGACGGCCAGGACCCCGACGCCCTCTTCGACGCCTTCAGCACCTGGGCCGCCGGCCAGGGCATCGAGCTGTACCCGGCGCAGCAGGAAGCGCTGATCGAGATCGTCTCCGGCGCCAACGTGATCCTGTCCACCCCGACCGGCTCGGGCAAGAGCCTGGTCGCCGCGGGCGCGCATTTCGCCGCACTGGCCAACAAGCAGCGCACCTTCTACACCGCGCCGATCAAGGCCCTGGTGTCGGAGAAGTTCTTCGCGCTGATCGAGATGTTCGGCGCGGAGAACGTCGGCATGATGACCGGCGACTCCAGCGTGAACGGGGACGCGCCGATCATCTGCTGCACCGCGGAGATCCTGGCCAACATCGCGCTGCGGGACGGCGCGGACGCCGAGGTCGGCCAGGTCGTCATGGACGAGTTCCACTTCTACTCCGAGCCCGACCGCGGCTGGGCCTGGCAGGTCCCGCTGATCGAACTGCCCAAGGCGCAGTTCCTGCTGATGTCGGCGACCCTGGGCGATGTCAGCCGGTTCGAGACCGACCTGACCCGGCGCACCGGCCGCCCCACCACCGTGGTCAGCTCGGCCGAGCGCCCGGTGCCGCTGTTCCACAGCTACGTGACCACGCCGCTGCAGGAGACCATCGAGGAACTGCTCTACACCCAGCAGGCCCCGATCTACGTGGTGCACTTCAGCCAGGCCGCGGCGCTGGAACGGGCCCAGGCGCTGATGAGCATCAACGTCTCCAGCCGGGCGGACAAGGACGCGATCGCCGCGCAGATCGGCAACTTCCGGTTCACCGCCGGGTTCGGCAAAACACTGTCCCGGCTGGTCCGGCACGGCATCGGCGTGCACCACGCCGGCATGCTGCCCAAGTACCGGCGCCTAGTTGAGCAGCTCGCCCAGGCCGGGCTGCTCAAACTGATCTGCGGCACCGACACCCTGGGCGTGGGCATCAACGTGCCGATCCGGACCGTGGTGTTCACCGCGCTGAGCAAGTACGACGGGGTGCGCACCCGGATCCTCAAGGCGCGCGAGTTCCACCAGATCGCCGGGCGGGCCGGGCGGGCCGGGTACGACACGGTCGGCAACGTGGTGGTCGAGGCGCCCGATCACGTGGTGGAGAACGAACGCGCGCTGGCCAAGGCCGGGGACGACCCGAAGAAGCGGCGCAAGGTGGTGCGCAAGAAGCCGCCGGAGGGCTTCGTCTCCTGGGGCGAGCCGACCTTCCAGCGCCTGGTCGACGCCGAACCCGAACCGCTGACCTCCAGTTTCCAGGTCAGCCACGCCATGCTGCTCAACGTGATCAACCGCCCCGGCGACGCCTTCGCCGGCATGCGGCACCTCCTCGAGGACAACCACGAGGACCGCCCGGCACAGCTCAAGCTGATCCGCCGGGCCATCGCGATCTACCGCGCGCTGCTGGCCGCCGGTGTGGTGGAGAAGCTGGACACCCCGGACGAGGAGGGCCGCACGGTCCGGCTCACCGTCGACCTCCAGTTCGACTTCGCCCTCAACCAGCCGTTGTCCCCCTTGGCATTGGCCACCATCGAGCTGCTGGACCGGGAGTCCCCCACCTACGCGCTCGACGTGGTCTCCATCATCGAGTCCACAGTGGACAATCCGCGCCCGGTGCTGTCCCAGCAGCAGTTCCGCGCCCGCGGCGAGGCCGTCAACAAGATGAAGGCCGACGGCATGGAGTACGAGGCGCGGATGGAAGCCCTGGAGGAGGTGACCTGGCCCAAGCCCCTGCAGGACATCCTGGAGGCCGCGTACAACATGTACCGGCGAGGCCACCCCTGGGTCGCCGACCACGAGCTGTCCCCCAAGTCGGTGGTGCGCGACATGTTCGAGCGCGCCATGACCTTCGTGGACTACATCGCCTTCTACCAGCTGGCCCGCTCCGAGGGCCTGGTCCTGCGCTACCTGGCCGATGTCTACAAGGCACTGCGCCAGACCGTGCCCGACGACGCCAAGACCGAGGAACTCACCGACCTGATCGAATGGCTCGGCGAACTGGTCCGCCAGGTCGACAGCAGCCTGCTGGACGAGTGGGAACAACTCCGCAACCCCAAGGACGAGGAAAACCCCGACGCCCCCATCGTCGACCTCGGCCCACCCCCCGTCACCGCCAACCCCAGGGCGTTCCGGGTACTGGTGCGCAACGAGCTGTTCCGGCGGGTCGAACTCGCGGCGCGGCGGGACTACTACACCCTCGGCGAGATCGACGCGCACGCCGGCTGGGACGCGGACCGCTGGCAGGAGGCCCTGGAACCGTACTTCGAGGAGTACGCGGAGATCGGGGCCGGACCCAATGCTCGAGGGCCGGCACTGCTGATGATCAACCAGGACGAGTACCCGGGGCAGTGGGTGGTGCGGCAGATCTTCGACGATCCGGCCGGGGACCACGACTGGGCGATCACGGCCGAGGTGGATCTGGCCGGGTCGGATGAGGCCGGGACCGCGGTGGTGCACGTGACCGAGGTGGGCCCGGCCTAA
- a CDS encoding Uma2 family endonuclease codes for MTVELQWPYVPPDGWTAADLDRITSDGPYGELDALKHVELVDGELIVMSPQTEFHRRVVERLRNELERQAPPELTATREMDVVLGSRQRPCPDVSVVTAAAADDLARTFYLPEDVLLVVEVVSKSSEIRDRETKPRRYAEAGIAHFWRVENNSGAPVVYVYELDPASRSYALTGIFHDQLECRVPFPVDIRLDALVR; via the coding sequence ATGACCGTCGAACTCCAGTGGCCCTACGTACCACCGGACGGCTGGACCGCTGCTGACCTGGACAGGATCACCAGCGATGGACCGTACGGGGAACTGGACGCGCTCAAACACGTTGAGCTGGTCGATGGAGAACTGATCGTCATGAGCCCGCAGACGGAGTTCCACCGCCGGGTTGTGGAGCGGCTGCGAAATGAGCTGGAACGCCAGGCACCGCCGGAGCTGACCGCGACCCGGGAGATGGACGTAGTGCTCGGGTCGCGTCAGCGCCCGTGTCCGGACGTCTCCGTGGTGACCGCCGCGGCCGCCGATGACCTCGCTCGGACCTTCTACCTGCCCGAGGACGTGCTGCTGGTAGTCGAGGTGGTGTCGAAGTCCTCGGAGATCAGGGACCGGGAGACCAAGCCCCGCCGCTACGCCGAGGCCGGGATCGCACACTTCTGGCGGGTGGAGAACAACTCCGGCGCACCGGTCGTCTACGTGTACGAGCTGGACCCCGCCAGCCGGTCCTACGCGTTGACCGGGATCTTCCACGACCAGCTCGAGTGCCGGGTGCCGTTCCCTGTCGACATCCGGCTGGACGCGCTCGTCCGCTGA
- a CDS encoding effector-associated constant component EACC1 encodes MSATVTADGPDAADQLRYLHEWLGEVEELRGRVSLTERPPEPGTLGPVVDALVVALGPAGAVSACAAAVLAWLRTRRGRVRIKVTLPGRRSAELDAEKVAKLDAAALQQLAAQLAAMLEQGELPPGDR; translated from the coding sequence ATGAGCGCGACGGTGACCGCGGACGGCCCGGATGCCGCTGATCAGCTCCGGTACCTGCACGAGTGGCTTGGCGAGGTCGAGGAGTTGCGCGGCCGGGTCAGCCTGACCGAGCGGCCGCCCGAGCCGGGCACGCTGGGGCCGGTGGTGGACGCGCTGGTGGTGGCGCTGGGGCCGGCGGGGGCGGTGAGCGCGTGTGCGGCCGCGGTGCTGGCCTGGTTGCGGACCCGGCGCGGGCGAGTGCGGATCAAGGTGACGTTGCCGGGGCGGCGGTCGGCCGAGCTGGACGCGGAGAAGGTGGCCAAGCTGGACGCGGCCGCGTTGCAGCAGCTCGCGGCGCAGCTCGCGGCAATGCTGGAGCAGGGGGAACTGCCTCCCGGCGACCGGTGA
- a CDS encoding caspase, EACC1-associated type: protein MRVLLIGTGNHPGPTLTSVPSVEPTIADLRTALVERCGVEAEQVRVLLDPPDARAMALAVTAAAQRAETVLLVWFIGHGLLGPGGELYLAAGGTDRLVPGLAEHQALSFGTLRQALGASRAASVVVVLDCCFSGRASLGAAGPAFTLAPAHGMYLIGSAEQLALAPPEARHTAFTGAFLDLLTHGDPRGPHQLTLDAAYDAVFRAMRDRQRPLPRRQAGDRSGSLVLAPNPAAPAPSPDPVRPPDPGRCPYPGLGAFGVEDAGLFHGRDRMIAGLLAAVAEPGRAGLVALVGPSGSGKTSLLNAGLLAALHRDGLPGLPGSASWPVLRFTPGTSPLDRLAARLDAAPEAADLHADPAAAADLADRLLAERPGARLLVLIDQFEELFTLCPDPAERTAFLHAVHVLAEPSRGVVVFALRADFYGQAAAHPELLAALRDRQLLIEPMTAAELRAAIEAPATAAGLALDDGLADVILHELGTADSALPLLSHVLWATWRQRSGSRLTVRGYRASGGIAQAIATTAEQVYTELDEPGREAARRLLPRLVRVSPDSVDTARPVEFAALVHGLPDPAAAQQAINRLTAARLLTLDRDTARLSHEVLLRAWPRLREWVDTDRDWLHAHQQLSTDATAWDRADRDPSLLYRGNRLAALRGRAAESRTDTADLEPVLAEFMTASWDDERRGVRRRRRVTAFLAVLVLLASTGLIGAIVFQRQATQAQDRDLARYLATEAEAQRERQPGLAKQLSLLAYRIDAEAGRGAVLSSLHTPGVLNHGEPATDVVPSADGRVLAIATSDAILLRGADAPMRVSNRRTGLIALNRNGSVLAAAGQAESQTIRLWDRAKPDQPRELTAPGPVTALALGTDREILYAGTNSGEIAVWDLGDPAAPKPLPSLRGHTGFVDSLAVSAQRGLLASASADGQVKLWDASGGQLFSFAGKKISESDRKSPQPWHRVAFDPTGRLLATPGDLRAAPHLWQLDDPRAPRPVDSSVGPRNSCLGGYGPRSVAFSPSDKHLVMLCDNKWHLLKYNSGAIASGASQELDVFLRPGPVVFDPQGGKQLLQATANGVYAWGLSNPDQPGALGALPLSYLAAGDLVFRSDGRRRLVLLQDAVSIGLWEVTDLAHPKIVGTIPVPRRNIAIEADLSPDGAVIAAAELVDDQRMVLRLRDTKAPGLPVLGTIEGIANELPEVEFHPAKPILAVSDHSTGPYPRRAPSAIRLYDIADPRRPRQLTSLPFETTDVGFSPDGTTLIADVRIDGARQLLGWDLTDPARPTELWRLPLPSDASVPTFGMRPDGKLLAVSANNDLRLWRVENRRPVGDPISVTAINSAGGSLAFSPDGTQLALYVRHRDSESAGYRPEVWNVANPSLPQRQFYLPGKKIVLIESLTFSPDGRVLAVTRSGDSVDFWSTDPEHILGTLCDSVGDPITQQQWDRYLPGRSYEPPCR, encoded by the coding sequence GTGCGGGTGCTGTTGATCGGCACCGGCAACCATCCCGGGCCGACGCTGACCTCGGTGCCCTCGGTCGAACCCACCATCGCCGACCTGCGCACCGCGCTGGTCGAGCGGTGCGGGGTGGAGGCGGAGCAGGTGCGGGTGCTGCTGGATCCGCCGGACGCGCGGGCCATGGCGCTGGCCGTGACCGCGGCGGCGCAGCGGGCCGAGACCGTGCTGCTGGTCTGGTTCATCGGGCACGGGCTGCTCGGGCCGGGTGGCGAGCTGTACCTGGCGGCCGGTGGCACCGACCGCCTGGTGCCAGGGCTGGCCGAACACCAGGCGCTGTCCTTCGGCACGTTGCGCCAGGCCCTTGGCGCCAGCCGGGCGGCCTCGGTGGTGGTCGTGCTGGACTGCTGCTTCTCCGGACGGGCCTCGCTGGGGGCAGCCGGGCCCGCGTTCACCCTGGCCCCGGCGCACGGCATGTACCTCATCGGCTCGGCCGAACAGCTCGCGCTCGCCCCGCCGGAGGCCCGGCACACCGCCTTCACCGGGGCCTTCCTCGACCTGCTCACCCACGGCGACCCACGCGGACCGCACCAGCTCACCCTGGACGCGGCCTACGACGCGGTGTTCCGGGCCATGCGGGACCGGCAGCGCCCACTCCCCCGGCGGCAGGCGGGCGACCGCTCCGGCAGCCTGGTCCTCGCGCCCAACCCCGCCGCGCCCGCCCCGTCGCCGGACCCGGTGCGGCCCCCTGATCCGGGGCGCTGTCCCTACCCGGGGCTGGGTGCCTTCGGCGTCGAGGACGCCGGGCTGTTCCACGGCAGGGACCGGATGATCGCCGGACTGCTCGCCGCGGTCGCCGAGCCGGGCCGGGCGGGACTGGTCGCGCTGGTCGGACCGTCCGGCTCCGGCAAGACCTCGCTGCTCAACGCCGGACTGCTGGCCGCACTGCACCGCGACGGCCTGCCCGGCCTGCCCGGTTCGGCGAGCTGGCCGGTACTCCGGTTCACCCCCGGCACCAGCCCACTCGACAGGCTGGCCGCCCGGCTCGACGCCGCACCGGAGGCCGCCGACCTGCACGCGGACCCCGCCGCGGCCGCCGACCTGGCCGACCGCCTGCTGGCCGAGCGGCCCGGCGCGCGGCTGCTGGTGCTGATCGACCAGTTCGAGGAGCTGTTCACGCTCTGCCCCGACCCGGCCGAACGCACCGCGTTCCTGCACGCCGTCCACGTGCTAGCCGAGCCGTCGCGCGGGGTGGTCGTGTTCGCGCTGCGGGCGGACTTCTACGGCCAGGCCGCCGCGCACCCGGAACTACTCGCCGCCCTGCGCGACCGCCAGCTCCTGATCGAACCGATGACCGCCGCGGAGCTGCGCGCAGCCATCGAAGCCCCCGCCACCGCCGCCGGACTGGCCCTGGACGACGGCCTCGCCGACGTGATCCTGCACGAACTCGGCACCGCCGACAGCGCGCTGCCGCTGCTCTCGCACGTGCTGTGGGCGACCTGGCGGCAACGCAGCGGCTCCCGGCTGACCGTGCGCGGCTACCGGGCCTCCGGCGGCATCGCCCAGGCCATCGCCACCACCGCCGAACAGGTCTACACCGAACTCGACGAGCCGGGCCGGGAGGCCGCCCGGCGACTGCTCCCCCGCCTGGTCCGGGTCAGCCCCGACTCGGTGGACACCGCCCGCCCGGTCGAGTTCGCCGCCCTGGTGCACGGCCTGCCCGACCCGGCCGCCGCCCAGCAGGCCATCAACCGGCTCACCGCGGCCCGCCTGCTCACCCTGGACCGCGACACCGCCCGGCTCAGCCACGAGGTGCTGCTGCGGGCCTGGCCGAGGCTGCGCGAGTGGGTGGACACCGACCGCGACTGGCTGCACGCCCACCAGCAACTCAGCACCGACGCCACCGCCTGGGACCGCGCCGACCGCGATCCTTCCTTGCTGTACCGGGGAAACCGCCTGGCCGCCCTCCGCGGCCGGGCGGCCGAATCCCGCACCGACACCGCCGACCTGGAACCCGTGCTCGCCGAGTTCATGACCGCCTCCTGGGACGACGAACGCCGTGGCGTCCGGCGCAGACGGCGCGTGACGGCCTTCCTCGCGGTGCTGGTGCTGCTGGCCTCGACCGGCCTGATCGGCGCGATCGTGTTCCAGCGCCAGGCCACCCAGGCCCAGGACCGCGACCTGGCCCGCTACCTCGCCACCGAGGCGGAGGCGCAACGCGAGCGGCAACCCGGCCTGGCCAAACAGCTGAGCCTGCTCGCCTACCGGATCGACGCGGAGGCCGGCCGCGGCGCGGTGCTGAGCAGCCTGCACACCCCCGGCGTGCTCAACCACGGCGAACCCGCCACCGACGTCGTACCCAGCGCGGACGGCCGGGTCCTGGCCATCGCCACCAGCGACGCGATCCTGCTCCGGGGTGCGGACGCCCCAATGCGAGTGTCCAACCGGCGAACCGGGCTGATCGCCCTCAACCGCAACGGCTCCGTGCTCGCCGCGGCCGGACAAGCCGAGTCGCAGACCATCCGACTGTGGGACCGCGCCAAGCCGGACCAGCCCCGGGAACTCACCGCCCCCGGCCCGGTCACCGCACTCGCACTGGGCACGGACCGCGAGATCCTGTACGCGGGCACCAACTCGGGCGAGATCGCGGTCTGGGATCTCGGCGATCCGGCTGCCCCCAAACCGTTGCCATCACTGCGTGGGCACACCGGTTTCGTGGACTCGCTGGCCGTGTCGGCCCAGCGGGGCCTGCTCGCCAGCGCGAGCGCCGACGGTCAGGTCAAGCTCTGGGACGCCTCGGGCGGGCAGCTTTTCTCCTTCGCTGGAAAGAAGATCAGCGAATCCGACCGCAAGTCACCGCAACCCTGGCACCGCGTTGCCTTCGACCCGACCGGGCGTCTGCTGGCCACTCCGGGCGATCTGCGGGCTGCCCCGCACCTGTGGCAGCTCGACGATCCACGCGCACCCCGGCCAGTGGATTCGAGCGTCGGTCCGAGGAACTCCTGCCTCGGCGGCTACGGTCCTCGGTCCGTGGCGTTCAGCCCGTCGGACAAGCATCTCGTCATGCTGTGCGACAACAAATGGCACCTGCTGAAGTACAACTCCGGGGCGATCGCCTCGGGCGCCTCGCAGGAGTTGGACGTGTTCCTGCGGCCAGGGCCGGTCGTGTTCGATCCCCAGGGCGGCAAGCAATTGCTCCAGGCCACCGCCAACGGCGTCTACGCCTGGGGACTGTCCAATCCGGACCAGCCAGGGGCGCTGGGGGCGTTGCCGTTGTCCTACCTGGCCGCGGGCGATCTTGTGTTCCGGTCCGACGGCCGACGGCGACTCGTCCTGTTGCAGGACGCGGTGTCCATCGGCCTGTGGGAGGTCACCGACCTGGCCCACCCGAAGATCGTCGGCACGATTCCCGTGCCCAGAAGGAACATCGCCATCGAGGCCGATCTCAGCCCGGACGGCGCGGTCATCGCCGCGGCAGAACTGGTCGATGACCAGCGGATGGTCCTCCGCCTGCGCGACACCAAGGCCCCCGGCCTGCCGGTACTGGGCACGATCGAGGGAATCGCCAACGAGCTGCCGGAGGTGGAATTCCACCCGGCCAAGCCAATTCTCGCCGTGTCCGACCACAGCACCGGGCCGTACCCCAGACGCGCGCCGTCCGCGATCCGACTGTACGACATCGCCGATCCCCGGCGACCACGGCAGCTCACCTCGCTGCCGTTCGAGACCACCGATGTGGGGTTTTCCCCAGACGGCACAACGCTGATCGCGGATGTCCGGATCGACGGGGCGCGTCAGTTGCTGGGCTGGGACCTCACCGACCCGGCGCGGCCGACCGAACTGTGGCGACTCCCCTTGCCCTCGGACGCGTCGGTTCCCACCTTCGGGATGCGGCCCGACGGCAAGCTGCTCGCGGTCTCGGCCAACAACGATCTGCGCCTGTGGCGGGTGGAGAACCGGCGGCCGGTCGGCGACCCGATCAGCGTGACCGCGATCAACTCGGCCGGGGGATCGCTGGCGTTCAGCCCGGACGGAACCCAGCTCGCGCTCTACGTCCGGCACCGCGACAGCGAGAGTGCCGGGTACCGCCCTGAGGTGTGGAACGTGGCCAACCCCAGCCTCCCGCAACGCCAGTTCTACCTGCCGGGCAAGAAGATTGTCCTAATCGAGTCACTCACGTTCAGCCCTGACGGCCGGGTCCTCGCAGTCACCCGCTCCGGCGACTCAGTCGACTTCTGGAGCACCGACCCCGAGCACATCCTCGGCACCCTCTGCGACTCCGTCGGCGACCCGATCACCCAGCAGCAATGGGACCGCTACCTCCCCGGCCGCAGCTACGAACCCCCCTGCCGCTGA
- a CDS encoding RidA family protein: MSDEHPYSTAFRSGDLVAVSGRLGVSAPGVLVPGGFTAECTQAFANLDEALTSMGATRADVVQVTAYLTDIADRDGLNAAFAGYFGEPRPARTCVGVASLPYGACVEIDALARVRG; this comes from the coding sequence ATGAGCGACGAACACCCCTACTCCACCGCCTTCCGCAGCGGCGACCTGGTCGCCGTGTCCGGCAGGCTCGGCGTCAGCGCGCCCGGCGTCCTGGTGCCCGGCGGCTTCACCGCCGAGTGCACGCAGGCGTTCGCGAACCTGGACGAGGCCCTGACCTCGATGGGAGCGACGCGGGCTGACGTCGTCCAGGTGACCGCGTACCTGACCGACATCGCCGACCGGGACGGGCTCAACGCCGCCTTCGCCGGGTACTTCGGCGAGCCGCGACCGGCGCGGACCTGTGTCGGGGTGGCCTCGCTGCCCTACGGCGCCTGCGTGGAGATCGACGCGCTGGCCAGGGTCCGGGGATGA
- a CDS encoding helix-turn-helix transcriptional regulator: MTGERDAILAALEPVVDGIVATFGECCEVVVHDFRRPENSVVAIAGSVTGRSVGGAMSEIGMGLLAQGEAAEDQLNYITRTAAGKMVKSSTMLLRDSENLVFGALCVNLDLSGLTQVQQLLGGLAGVAAPVATTTFGDDIDLVIDSIVDSRQLDQGRSWNELSREERLALFRDLEQRGVFAVRRAVPRVAARLGISRASAYAYLAETKENA; the protein is encoded by the coding sequence ATGACCGGCGAGCGGGACGCGATCCTGGCCGCGCTGGAACCGGTGGTGGACGGGATCGTGGCGACCTTCGGGGAGTGCTGCGAGGTGGTGGTGCACGACTTCCGGCGGCCGGAGAACTCGGTGGTGGCCATCGCGGGCAGTGTCACCGGGCGCAGTGTCGGCGGGGCGATGAGTGAGATCGGGATGGGGTTGCTCGCCCAGGGCGAGGCGGCCGAGGACCAGCTCAACTACATCACCAGGACCGCGGCCGGGAAGATGGTCAAGTCCTCCACGATGTTGTTGCGGGACAGCGAGAATCTGGTGTTCGGCGCGCTGTGCGTGAACCTGGATCTCAGTGGGCTGACCCAGGTGCAGCAGTTGCTGGGCGGACTGGCCGGGGTGGCCGCGCCGGTGGCCACCACCACGTTCGGGGACGACATCGACCTGGTCATCGATTCCATTGTGGACAGTCGTCAGCTCGACCAGGGGCGGTCCTGGAACGAGTTGAGCCGGGAGGAACGGCTCGCGTTGTTCCGGGACCTGGAGCAGCGCGGGGTGTTCGCGGTGCGGCGGGCCGTGCCGCGGGTCGCCGCCCGACTGGGGATCTCCCGGGCCTCCGCCTACGCCTATCTCGCCGAGACCAAGGAGAACGCATGA
- a CDS encoding threonine ammonia-lyase → MSTLPVSLADVRDAAARLAGVAHRTPVLRSRQLDELVGAEVHLKCENFQRIGAFKFRGAYNAVSRLSEAQLRKGIAAYSSGNHAQAVALAAREFGSTAVILVPEDTPQSKKDATAGYGAELVTYDRFTGDRVAIGNKLAADRGLALIPPYEHPHVIAGQGTAALELLDEVAELDTVLTPIGGGGLIAGSATAAKGISPGIRVVGVEPEAGDDTRRSLLAGERVRIPVPRTIADGQAAEIPGELTFSINRHLVDEVVLVSDDEIRAAMRFAFERLKIVLEPSGATPIAALLTGKLAGARRVGAILSGGNIAPERFATLL, encoded by the coding sequence ATGAGCACGTTGCCGGTTTCCCTCGCCGATGTCCGGGACGCGGCCGCGCGGCTGGCGGGAGTGGCGCATCGGACGCCGGTGCTGCGCTCGCGTCAGCTGGACGAGCTTGTCGGCGCCGAGGTGCACCTGAAGTGTGAGAACTTCCAGCGGATCGGGGCGTTCAAGTTCCGCGGCGCCTACAACGCGGTCTCACGGTTGTCCGAAGCCCAGCTGCGCAAGGGGATCGCGGCCTACTCCTCGGGCAACCACGCCCAGGCGGTCGCGCTGGCCGCGCGGGAGTTCGGCAGCACCGCGGTGATCCTGGTGCCTGAGGACACGCCACAGTCCAAAAAGGACGCCACCGCGGGTTACGGCGCGGAGCTGGTGACCTACGACCGGTTCACCGGGGACCGGGTGGCCATCGGGAACAAGCTGGCCGCGGATCGTGGCCTGGCGTTGATCCCACCGTACGAGCACCCGCACGTGATCGCCGGGCAGGGCACGGCCGCGCTGGAACTCCTGGATGAGGTGGCCGAGCTGGACACCGTGCTCACCCCGATCGGCGGCGGCGGGTTGATCGCGGGCAGCGCCACCGCGGCCAAGGGGATCTCGCCGGGGATCCGGGTGGTGGGCGTGGAACCCGAGGCCGGGGACGACACCCGGCGGTCCCTGCTGGCCGGGGAACGGGTGCGGATCCCGGTGCCGCGCACCATCGCGGACGGGCAGGCGGCGGAGATCCCCGGTGAGCTGACCTTCTCCATCAACCGGCACCTGGTGGACGAGGTGGTGCTGGTCAGCGATGACGAGATCCGGGCGGCGATGCGATTCGCGTTCGAGCGCCTGAAGATCGTCCTGGAGCCAAGCGGCGCAACCCCGATCGCGGCACTGCTCACCGGAAAACTGGCCGGGGCACGACGGGTAGGCGCGATCCTGTCCGGCGGCAACATCGCCCCAGAACGCTTCGCCACCCTGCTCTAA